The sequence below is a genomic window from Amphiprion ocellaris isolate individual 3 ecotype Okinawa chromosome 16, ASM2253959v1, whole genome shotgun sequence.
TCCAGGTTTGATTTCAGTGTTATTTGCCAGAAACAGTTCAATTATGTCTTTACAGTAACATCTTGGATAATATTTGGTGCCAGAGGAGAGCTGTGTATCTTTACACTATTAAAACTGTTGTCTTGGTTTGTCTGCGTTCAGGTGAATCTGTGGTTGTGGTGGGATACGGTGGGCTGGGTCGGCGCTGTGGTCCGTCACTGACCAGCGGCGTCCTCTCCAAAACCATCCGCTTGAATTACGAGCCCATCATGCTCCAGACCACTTGTGCAGTACAAGCAGGGACCAGTGGGGGTGCTGTGGTGCAGAAACACTCAGGAGAGCTGCTGGGTAAGGAACCTTTTCATCTACAAAACCATGTTCTCCCTTTGAACAGCGGGGGGCACATGATGACCACAGAGAACTTCACTGTAATCTATGTGTAGAGGAAAGGGAATTATAACCATCATGTTGCTCAGTCTGTACTGCTGTATTTGCAGTTTTAAGATAGAATAATGATCATTCGCTGTTGTGCAGGTATCGTGTCCAGCAACACAAGGGATTTGGCTGCAAGTGTTACCTACCCGCACCTCAACTTCAGCATCCCGGTGGCTGTTTTCCAAaaactgttgcagcggtttcaTCAGACAAAGGATGTAAATGTCTTCAGGGTGCTGGACACCACAGAAAAAGAAGTGAGAAGAGTGTGGAGGCTGCAAGGTGCTCAAAGCAAACTATAGTACCCCTGCACTTATAGATACACTagacaaaaacataacatttaatttaaattaattttgtacAATATGATATTAGATCATCAAGCTGACATTatgagtattttaaaaaaataaataaaaccagcaTTTTCAAGTACATGACACATATTTCACACCTCAATCTGTTACAAACAGGCACAATGTTGTAGATCTGAAGGAGTAAATGCTACTAAAACGTCATCTGAGAATCATGCCGTGAgctgtgaaatatttaaaagacCACCCAGTGCTAACAGCCAAGTTGAAATTATATTAGTaattgttgtgattttttaaattgtattgttttctaattaaattaaatgtttcttcagatAACTCTGAGTGTATGCTTGGTATATTGCTGTACACAGTTGGCACAAATAACCCCCCATATGACAAGTAAAATACCAAAGGAACATAAATAGAGCTGGAACGCTAAATAAAGTCATGCTAATTACCAATTCTGTCACTATTCACAGTCCTAAAGCATTTGATAAAGTGATGGTATAAAAAAGTGCAGATTAAGTTTCACGTCTAACATCTGATCCgtaattattttacagctaCAGCATCAAAGAAAGACACTTTTTTCTGGAAAGTTGCAAGGATGTACACCTGGTTCTGGTACAtatgggttgtttttttttttccaagcagGAGGAAGATTCAGCATAATAAGCTGACAGGctgctgaaaagaaaatgattgGTCCCTTTGGGTAGCTGGAGGACTGCTGTCGGTATCAGGTATTCAAACATCTGTTGGCAGGCATACCCACTCACAGCTAACACATTTGAGGTTTCACCCACTGGGACATTACTGGTACTGATTTCCATTatcacagaaatgtgaaactgaGAAATGTCATTTCAGAGGATTGGTTACTGTCAATTTTTACAATACTAAGACAAGCTCTCCCTGCCTGAACTCCTGAGGATGTGCATACTCTGTAGCATACTGAAAGGTTTCTATTTCACTCTTTCCAGACTGAATAGTTCACAGTGAAGAGACGCTTGAAAAATGTCCTGAGGAGGCTGAGGAGAGAGTTTTCTATAGGTATTGTGCTGTTAGAAGTGCTGATATGCAGCTCTGTATCTCATTTCTGCTGGTTTCCCATAGCTATAAGCTACACTTCACTGCAGAATGCAAGAGTAGAAGTGAGCTGACAATAAGATCTGCTCCTCAGAGAAAAGGTCACACAGAAGAGAGATTGATGTGTTTGAAATAGAGGCTTCTAGAATGTGCTGCAGAAGTGTGCACCATAAAATCTTCATTATAATGGTTGATATTCAAGTTggtttaaagtttttttaagtCGATGGTGGATCCAAAATCCATCATATCACCTCATAACAACAACAGGATTTTAAGAAGCAGCGTTGAAGACCTGATGAATATATGAAACTGTGCTTGTAATAGACTTATATTTTGCGTACAGAACTCTGACCTACTTGTTGTCTACGTAGCAGCCACAGAAATTGCTTGAGGGAACTTTTTTGCAAAGGGTGACCGTGGTGCAGTGATGATGGAAGATGTGGGAATTAGAGTATGACCAGTAGCCATATAGTAACAAAAATAACAGTGCAGATCACCAACAGTGCCTCACATAAAGTAGTTTAcctggcaaaaacaaaaatgccagTCTCATGGTAGTGCAAGGTGACTTTGGTGAGGCATCATCCTCACCATTTACAACTGCACTTTTCTCTGTACCACGTTGATAAATTTCAGTGGCAACAAGTTGTTTTTAAGCAATGAAATGCAACAGAACCTTTTTGTAGCATCCATGTTCTTTTCACATTCTGACTTAACACCGTGAAGACAGAAGAACGAATTCACAACTTGCAAAATGGGATCATCCGAGAAGCATGATCTTGCAATTATGATTTTGCAAATCTGTTGGGCTTTACTGGGTGTATTCTGAGAGTGTAGACCTCCATGTCTCAAGTAATTTGATGTGCAGCCCTGTGTTGCATAAACTACACTCTGCTTTTTGATCATGACGCTGCCAAACTAATACATGGAATTGAAAAGAGAGAGAGCCTCAGATGTACGGTGGCCGGCTGGGCCACATAGataagtttattttatttcattttttttattaaacacaATAATTGATCCACATTATGATACGATGTACACTTGTCAACGAAGCAGTATATTCTGCTCGTCTTTCAAGGCATTGATTACGAGACTAATAGGTGACATTCTGTCTTCTGGTACACACAGTATATACAAGCTAAAGAGTGATGCGTGAGAAACTTTTTCTTCATAAGTCATGAATGAGACAGAGCACTACTGTCACATATGAGCTGAAGCATATGACATGAAAACGGTAAATTCAAAGGACGATTTTCAGTATTCCAATGCGgcttcctcttctctttattCCCAGTTTCCTGCCCTGCAACCTAAACTGGTTAGATAAATGTTGTCAATCTGCAAATGGAAAAAGATGAAAGAGGCCAATTTGGACTACTGAAATGCTCCCCGCATTgctccattattttttttatgcaagCACATGACAAGCACCTGCAGCTTCTTAAAGCCTCCAATATGCATCAGCTAAAAACTGCTCAAAGATAGTTCAAAGGACAAACAACAGAAGAGAACAAAGATTCACAAGTATGAAGGACAAAATTCTTGACTCCAGACCCATAATTTCTTTACAGTGATATCTCCCCCTCCCTTGCCCATTTGTAACATTAAATACTCCCATAGCATATGCAGCTTCGCCCTCCCAAACCCGTGCGACCCCTTCTCCCTCGCTTTCTCATGAGCCAGGTGTTGTTCTGAGTGTGAGCGCCTCTTCACGTCCATCTCCTCGcaggatctgtgtgtgtgtgtgtatgtgtgtgtgtgtgtgtgtgtgtgtgtgtgtgtgtgtgcgtgtgtgtgattgtgtttggGGCTGTCGAGTTGCTCCTGTAGAGAGGTTGGATTACACGTTGGCCCTTTACCAGATATATCCCCCATCATCCACCTCTCccacctctccctcctcctcctcggcctcctCTGCAGTCTCCTCggcttctttctcttcttcatcttcccaTCCGACCCCGCTGCCAAAATCACCTGAATATGCCATTTCATAATCTGCAGGGGAAGACGCAGAGAAATTGAATTATCCACTGTGGCCATGTTGCACACTGCCATAAATTCTGTTCAGCATGTCTTCCACTCAACTTCGATGGAGTCCTTTCTATACCAATGAGAAATGCTGGGatcaatttaaaaacattcactggAATGACTAAAAAAAGGAGAGGGCATGTGTTTGACTTTGTCTGGATTTTAATAGCTATTTCTAAACCTTGCCAGGGAACCAATTCTTATCAGGCGCAGGTTCAGTCCAACCAGCCCTCATTTATCTTGAAAGACTTTTCTCACAGCGACAAGCAGCGCTTTAGAATGCAAATGACTCCGGACACATGAATGTGGCACTGGTCCCTGCAGTGAGTTACGTTGCAGTGGGCCTCAGTCTTTTGACATAAAGGAAGCCTTGTGCAGAAAGCATGTGGGGATGTAGAGCTGGGCCGATCCGACatggacatgttttttttttcttccttgccGCTTTCAAGTTCCGATTCTATTCATTTATTGACAGCTGAAACCTATGGGACTTACCGCAATCTGGCTTGCCACGAATCCTAGATCCGGCTACTTCTCCTCCGTTTTGGTCCACACACCAGCACTCTCCCCTGTCACACTGCTGCTTCCTGTAGTAGCCGTCTTCATCGCAGCTGGGAATGAATCGGCCTGGCATTTCCACgcacacaaatacaaatcagGTGTAGTAATGGGGGCCCTTAAGTTTGCAAACAGCAAAGCAACAGCAGACCAACACATCCTGCATCACGTCTCGTGGCACCAAGCCAAGTGAGAATGTAACGCATGCAGCATATGTGACAGCCAATTCCATATTCCATGAATACAAATATGATCACGGAGCGAGATACAGAGCAATAAGAACCAAGTCAGCATACTGCAGCATATTTAGGTGGTGTGGTGGCGGCTGGCTAATCATCGTGCTATAAAGGGAGGATTGGAAATGTTTGGATTACACTGCAAGATTATAAAACGCAGCCTGTGTTCCCACGTAGGCTGAGAAAAAGGGGCACGGCACAGTTTTGTTTATAAGTGACCTTGTTGTAAGCCGTCACACTggatggatttttatttttataatgtaaCCGTAATTCAAACGAGAATCAAAATGTCCATCCAGTCTTTCAGGGGAACATCTGAGTGTCGGGCTGGCAGAGTGCCCCCTGCTTGCCGCTCTGTGTCCTTGGAGAGTCCTGACTCAGAGCCCAGTCAGCCAGCCAAAATCTGCAGTgcgcacatgcaaacacacacatgcccaaacacacacatgcccaaacacacacacacacacacttgcatatacacatacatgcaAGACAGAGCGACGGCTGCTTTCCTTTGCCGTCTGTCAGTATCAAGTTATAATCCACAAGACTGATCAGGGACTAATCCCCACCTCCTGCTTGTCATCTGCTCGACGAAAACCTCGACCATGAAAGACAGATCTAATTGGGTTGAAATGCTCTTATGAGAAGTCAGATACCTACCGAACTTTCTCTTGCCGCCATCTAGTACTTGGATCCTCTCGAGTTCAGCCAGGCAGGGTGGTTcttaaaagaagagaaaatgatttttttacaaGTGAGAATAAAGGCAGAGTTAGCCACAGAACAGTGGAAAAGAACTAATCGCCAAAACCGAGTGTAATCCAATGTTTTCAAGCATTTTCTCCCCAAATAAAAACTTCATGTTCTTGGGGCCTAAAACTACTTTCTGCTTGGCTGGTTAACTGACGTGCTCAATCTCCGAGAGCTGTGGCAGAACCAGGCTGTCAACAAGCAGCAGGAATGTTTTTAGTGCCTTGCGTTGACCATTTCAGCCCACAGGGGGGACAGGAGGATGAGTAGGAAGACAAATAGTGATGGACCAGCACACGACATAGAAGCAGCAACACCTGAGGGGCAGCTAAGTGTCTCCAAGTTTAAATGCATGCGCCAATggaggaaaaatgtcaacacagAGACACGAGAATGTGCCCGTGGACACCTCAAACCTCACGTCATCCCTGCAacactcactctctctccaGAAGCAGAGGCACCATTCAGCGGTGGAGACCTTGCCGTCCCTGTAGGAGTCGCAGGAGTTGAAGAAGGGCCGAATGCAGATCTCGTACTTGTCCAGGTTGATGGCGGCCAGCTCAGCCTGATCCAGGTAAAGGTCGCTGTTGGTGTCCAGCTTGGAAAACATCCAGCCTATGGAGTCCTTACAGCTGGCCACCAGGCTCCTGTCCAGCACTGccaacacaaagacagagaaacaaacactcATTTTTTATCAGGGGACAGCTGCACAAATGGAAAGTAAATCCATGCCAGCGCGTTCAGAAACATCTCCTGTTTCCAATGCAAATCACTTCCATTTATTAGTTTTGTAATCATGTCACCAGTTTATGAAAAAATGCGTCTCATATAAAATCACAATGGGGTTATTCCAttctgctcgaccatctctgatttgcttgaaactttttacAGTCATAAcctatggatatttaaaatgatgtctGTGAAATTTTGGCTTCATACATCAGGTTCCTTCCAtgataattaaagaaaaaaataattgtgcATCCACCCACTTTTGGCACATTGAAATCTGAGGTtgtgtttgaatgacaataGTTCAGGAATTaataaaaagtgtgaaaatttcACTTCAAATTACACTCAGAATCtacaatattggacaagtagatcaaataatcccTGATTAAGGGTGAgctgatctttaaaaaaaaaattaagccatcatgaaaagttccatctttgaacacactttaacaaaaaaatagataatgTAGAATTCAACTAGTGACATTTTATGAACCACATGtaactgcatgtcacaataatccaaagcaaaatatatgaaaaactttttaaaatgcaatactTGGTCAcgaaaaagaaattaaagttagTTTTGTTGAACTTTGATAACTGActgagcaggtatgacaagctgtgccaccaaaacaaaagcattacTCCAAATAAAACAGAGTTCTGTAGTTGAAAAATCATTTAACAAATATAactaacatttttaacagaaataataaaCTTTGAGATAGAATGACCCCATTATAACTTATCATTTTCAACCCAATATCACAATTTTCCACCTCAGACTTTTGAGCCTTATTAAGACTTGGGCTCCAACTGAGCCAAACAGATCTGTACGCTCACTCCCTGTTGCTTTGAAGCACAGGCACTTGCGTGTGATGCAACATTATCTTGAGCCATCCACCCAAAAAAACCTATTTCCAACAGTGTAAGTGTTTTCAGCGTGTAATATCCGGCACTATGCTACACCCCTTTATCCAGTGAGAGCCACAAAAAACAGTGGAAGCAGCACCAGAGGAACCATAAAGCTAAATTTGTGAGAATTTTatattcctgtttttgttgtttttctaatcTCACTCATTGTATGTTGAGTTATGTGAGGGAAACCAGGTAGTTTATGAATGGGACACCAAAGGGCTTTTATGAATTTAGACATCCATAGTGGTGCAGTGTGAAACCGTGGTGTCATCTCTTACCTCAGCAGGTTTGTCCTAACTGAGATATAAACTTAGATTTAATGACTTGCCGAGACACTTTTATAGTTTACTACCTGTAAGTACTGAGACGTCCTCTCAGTGCAATTGGGATTTCATTAAGTACTAGCTCTAACCTGATGTAGTGCTGGCTGCAGTGGCCTGGGCCCCCGGcttgctgttgttgttctgcTTGGCATTGTTCTGCAGTAGCTGGAACCAGTCCCTGAGACGCTCGCCGAGATCAGCCAGATCCTGCCCGGTACAGCTCTCTGTGTCGGCCAGAGGGACAGAAAGAATACAATATTTGCTCTTCCAATTTGTGGGAGAGCCCTATATTGCAGCTATtcagtaatttatttattttttgccatagttattgtgtgttttttctcaccTTGTTTACTCTCCTTGGGTGTCGGGGCAGCAGTTGGACAAGGACACAGACCTGAACACTTGAGGGTCAGTTCCTTCCCTGTAAGACACGCCTGCTGCTCCAGCTTGCACTgcaacccaaacacacacatataccatcattaacacacacacacacacacacacacacacatgcacggcAGCGACATCGACATCGACAAGGGGACACAAAGGTGAAGTAAAATGAGTTATTGCCGCAACACATATCAAATATTCATGAGGTGACCGACTGTAAGCCTTAATTTAAATCGCAGACTTTCTCCTGAATGTGCCTCGCAACCTCTACCTGCACACAAGGTCAGGAGTAGTGATCCAAAAGACAAAGCATTAATCAATAAATACACAGGATTCTGTCACCACAAGCCACCAATTGGTCCTTCTGAGGCCATATATCAAGgctttttgtctcctttttccCTTGAGAGCCTCCTCACACTGCTCAGCTCTGAACATGTGAGGTATATGCCAGTTCTTACCTGTCTACTGCACAGATTTAAAGCTGTGAATAAATAAACCTGCTGCCAGTAATAGGCGCTAGGACTATTTTAGCAGTTCCTACCAGCACAACATATTTGACTGCAAGGCATATATTACAAACATATGGGATGTTGAATTAACAAGCACTTAAGCATCATTTTCACTTCTTCAAGAGCTATGCAAGAAAATGTGCTGTAAATGGAAAAGTCAAGAGGTGgtttttttcctgcatagagCAGCGAGGCAAGAGGTTTTAGCCAGCGACAAAGAAGAATCACCAGCCCCAACATGATCAGAACTGAGAATAGGTTTTCATTTACTTAAACATAATATacattttgtttatcaaatggtcagaaatatcaagaaaatacatagatttctgtcaaataatgcTACACAGACTCCTTGACTTTACTGTAATCAGACTGATCCTGCTTACTGTCATGCAAAGTCACATCCAAACAAGATTCAACGCTAATTCTGCAGCACCATATGCTACAGCCTTGCAATAGTGATTACAGTTTGCTAGGAATCATTAAACTGGACTGCATAAGTTTGCAAAATAAGATTACATGAGTGTATCACTGGGACACAAAACCCCTGAAGGTGGAAACAAACACTTGACTATTTCTCAGCCCTGCAGGTATGTCTTTGTTCCAGTGTACCTTTGAGGCGTAGTTGTGTCCGTCTGACCCACACACAGGCCCAGTGGAGGAGATGGGACAGGGCTGACAGTTTCCATCAGGAGACCTGAGCACAGGCTGCTTCAGTCTGCAGGACAGgcgacacacaaacacttcagcCTCGCTGCGTCCAGCTGAGACAGCAACCGCTAATTCAGACTACAGACACAGCAGCACCACCCTGGGCAGGAAGCAAAAAGCCCTTCTCCATGTTGTCTGAATGTATTAGCTTATCATTAAACAGCAGGCAGTCGAATTACACTGGTGCACAAACAAGCTTTATTATTACCACTGTGGCCCGGCAGGGAAACACATTCCAGACCAGCACTAGCTGTAGAGTTTATAGAGTTTGGTTGTGTTGACCTGCTGTTGGTGTGCATGAGGAGGATTTTTGACTCCTTGTGTGTTTTGGGAATTAGTCAGTTCTTGTCCAGGGGCTACACGTACTCACCTGTGTTCGAGCTTCTTGCGGTTGACGCAGACAGCTCGCTGGTAGCCCTGGGCGATACACACCTTGTGTCGGCTGCACTTAACCTTTTGACAGGGGTCCTTGGTGGTGTCCACATCtgggaaacaacacaaaatgaaatgtaaacttTAGCATCCCAACTCCTTCACTTTTTTCCTACCTTTTTCTCTATCTTTCTCCACCCATCATTGTATTTTTCGCTCACAGTCTCAAATCCCAAATCTCTCCTCTGTACTTGCTCAGCATAACCTGCGAGTCAGTCCAAATTATTGGAGCTGTGCGGGACTGTAAGTCTTACGCTGTTATAAATATGCACTGTGAGGCCATGTGTGGTTTGAAAAATCTTAttgaacaagaaaaacaatacCGTCTAATAGGATGAAGCAGATTAGCTTTGTCTGGTTATGAGTTTTTGCATAATCATCTTTTGGGATAATGCAGTGTCAAGATAATGTCACTTCATTCACCAAAGAACCTGATTTGTCTTCAGAGAGAGTGCCCTTGTCATGCATCGCCGGcagatttcttttatttacttattcaaATTTAATACTGCACTTCAGGTGAGACAAATCCTCCCTGCAATGTCGGCTAAAGCCCGGACCGGTAGCTTGCTATGCTCCATCCATCACGCTCTCTGCGAGCGGCTAATGCTGGACCGTGTGTCAGcacctcacacacactcatatgtCACAGCTATCTGTTCCAAGCGGGCCTGACCTGGATGTCACCCTCTATTCTCTTTAACTCCCCCAGCCTGCATTCACCTATACTATCCATCAGTACAGTACAAAGGAATAGGGCTTATTCGCATGCTACCATTGCAGGTTCCATCCATTCGACAGAGGCCGCTTGTAAATCACGCTTTCATTCATGTCCGTCCTGCTCTTACTGTATCCTGTTTTATGGCACTACTACAGTTTTTTAGTGGGCATGCTTAGGATCTCCTCTCTTGTCCTTCTCTGGTGGCTGAATACATTAATGCTGCCTCCATCGCGGGATTATCGAAGCAAACCGACAGATATCTGATTTGAGAAGCAAATCCAAAACAATACCACCCTCctacccccccaccccccttgTCATGGCTGAGCTGGTTGTATAACTGACTGACTGCTCTGCTGCCTGGGAGAAACACTGAAGCTTGGAGGCATTAATGCCCAGATGCAGACTCCTCATCCATTTAGACTGTAAACAGTGGAGCCTTATTCTCTGGTCGCCCCTTATCCCAGTTGGCATTGATTGTGTAGACTATCTCAGTGTACAGTATCACACGCCTCCCAGCCTTTTCTCCGTCTCTGCTCTTTCTTTCTCAACtctgtccttttcttttgtcaCCGACtgcctttcttttct
It includes:
- the spock2 gene encoding testican-2 gives rise to the protein MVEITDIVCLLVPLAMLAGSTFQTDVKSVKEAEKTGNFMEDEQWLSTISQYSRKIKHWNRFRDDDYVRTWDENQGSNDNVDTTKDPCQKVKCSRHKVCIAQGYQRAVCVNRKKLEHRLKQPVLRSPDGNCQPCPISSTGPVCGSDGHNYASKCKLEQQACLTGKELTLKCSGLCPCPTAAPTPKESKQESCTGQDLADLGERLRDWFQLLQNNAKQNNNSKPGAQATAASTTSVLDRSLVASCKDSIGWMFSKLDTNSDLYLDQAELAAINLDKYEICIRPFFNSCDSYRDGKVSTAEWCLCFWREKPPCLAELERIQVLDGGKRKFGRFIPSCDEDGYYRKQQCDRGECWCVDQNGGEVAGSRIRGKPDCDYEMAYSGDFGSGVGWEDEEEKEAEETAEEAEEEEGEVGEVDDGGYIW